The genomic region GAGCTTGAAGAGCATCTTCAACATGAAAATAGTCAGCTGCAAAGTATGGATGACTTAAAAGGATACGAAGTGCATGTGAAAGAAGGATACGTCGGGAAGATCGATGACATGATTTTAGAAGATGGTACATGGAAAATCCGCTACCTCGTCGTCGACGTCGGAATAGGGATTGATACGAAGCTCGTGTTAATCTCTCCTGATTGGGTGAAAGAAATTAGCTGGATCGACCAAACGATCACTGCACCCCTTGAGCATGACTTAGTTGAACATGCGCCGGTATTTGAAGAAGACCAGCCGCTCACGAGAGAATATGAAGAAAAGCTCTATGATTACTATAACCAACAGCGATATTGGTAAGAAACATGCCCCCCTCTCTTTGGAAGAGGGGGGTAGTCGGTTGTATAGCTGTCTACGTACTTAGAAGAAAACTTGAATCGTATTCAAAACAATTCCTAGCACAAAGATAACTATATACATCCAGATAAATACTTGCGACAAAATGAAACCTGCGCGTGCAAATAAATCTTTCTTATATCTCTTTCCAATGAACCAGGCCAACAGGAAAAGTAGTACACCAGCATATGCATAATAATTTGAGAGACCGATAGGCTTTAACAGATACTCCCCTAAAATCACACCTCGATTAAACGAAAGATGATTAAACAAAGCAGCAAAAACGACGATGACTAATGAAATACTGCCTAACCCAAAAGACTTCTTCTCTAAAGCTATCAATTTCACACCCATCACCCCAAAACTTCATTGATCACCTGATCATCAAACTACTTAACAACTGTCCATTATATGGGTTATATTCCATAAATATTCGACAATTCCCTTTAATTCCCTTACACTTTATCTTCAGAGGATGACATCGTTTAGCGTGCCCTATATGCCTTTAGCACGACGATTCTCTTTCTTAGATCGATCCATGTTAAAAGTAAGCATAAAAAACCTTCATACCCCCGCATTACGGTTGGTAGAAGGCTTCTGCTTTAAGCGGTCAAGCACGACAGCGACTTCGGCACGTGTGACTGACTTATTGGGATGGAACGTTTGATCTGAGTATCCTGTTAGGTAACCGGATAAGCTCACCTTGTTTATCGCTTCAACTGCCCAAAACCCTGAAGGAACGTCTGAATAAACGATGGTTTCATCACCTTCATTTTCAGGGATAAGGCGGCTCACCATTTGTGCCAATTCTGCTCGCGTCATTTCCCGATTCGGCCTAAATTTGTCAGCAGTTGCTCCTTTCATTAATCCTACACTTGAACTGTATTGTATCGCATCAAATGCCCAATGAAACGTAGGAACGTCCGTATAAGCTAAGGCAGATTGCTGTTTAGGAAGCTGTTCAAATGCCCGAGACATAATTGTCGCCATCTCTGCACGTGTCACCTTCCTATTGACACCAAAGCTTCCATCGACGTATCCCTTCATCCAGCCTTGTTCAATGACGTCATTTAATTCATCCTCAGCCCAATGCCCATTGACATCTGTTAAGGGGGCCGCATCAACGCGCTGCATATGTATTACGATGAGTGCCAGGCAAACAAGCGCTGATAATCCCCATTGAATCCTTGGCTGCATTTCACTTTTCCCCTTTCGCACATGCGTATCCATTTCCAAATCGCAAAAACAAAGCTCTTACCAATGTAAATTCGACATCCGTTATGCATTTTCTGAGTATGTTATGAAGACTTTTTAGTGTCATCACCAAAATGACATGGCTTTTTAACGTCGTAAAAGAGCCCTGATGTCACACGGCTCTTTTACGAACATCGATTTCATTGTCAAGGAAAGGCGCTGCATTTGCAATATGTCTCTGTACATAAAGTTTGCTCCTCCTCAGGCACCATAGATAAAGCAAGAACTCTTTCTCTATCTATTCCCTTTTGAGAGGAGCTTTTAAACCTCATCAGTGCATTCACGAAGGAAATACGGTTTCTCTCGTTTCATTAATGACTGCCACTAATCGACGCATCCCTTCCTCGATCAGTTCAGGCTTTGCATGTGTAAAGTTCAGGCGCAGTGTGCTTTCGTTTGCATTGGATACATAAAACGGAGATCCAGGCACAAAAGCCACTCCTTTTTCAACTGCTTGCGGTAACAACGCTGCAGTATTTACATGAGAAGGCATGCGTACCCAGAAAAACATACCACCTCGTGGCTCAACGTAGTCTAGCCCTTCCAATTGAATGCTGTCTAATAAATCTTTCATAACGAGCATCCGTTCCTTATACGCATGGCAAAGAGATTCAATGTGTCCGTCTAAATCAAAGTCGTTCATTAAGTTGACCATAGCTACTTGCGAAAGGGTGTTTGTGTGTAAATCCGTTGCCTGCTTCGCCTGTGCCATCATACGGATCATTTGAAACGGACCGACAATCCAGCCGATACGCAACGCGGGTGCTACTGTTTTTGAAAAAGTGCTCGTATATAGCACATATTTATTTTCATCATCAAGCGCGGCAATTGGCGTATAGCTGCCTTGCCCTTCAAATTGAATGTCGCCATATGGGTCATCTTCAAAAATAACGACTTGATGCTTTTTAGCGATGTTTAACAGTGATTTTCTCCGCTCTAACGACCACATTTTTCCTTCTGGATTTGAAAAGGTCGGTACAACGTATACACATTTAGGCTTTAATCGTTTCACTTTATCCTCAAGATCTTCCAAGTCCATGCCATCGTCATCAGAGACGACTGGTACAACACGAACCTCATACGATTCAAACACTTGTAGAGCGGCTAAGTACGTAGGATTTTCAGTAAGTACAATATCTCCTGGATTAAACATCACTCTTGCAAAAAGGTCAATGGCCTGCTGTGAACCTGAAGTCACTAAGACATGATCACTCGAACGCTGAATGCCTTTAAGCTTCATGCGGTTAGCTAAACATTCGCGTAAAGGTCGATGTCCTTCAGTTTCTCCATATTGCAACGCTTTATTATCACCTGCGGTCAAAGCTTTGTGAAACGCATTTCTCATCGCCTCCACAGGAAACATGTCTTCATCTGGCAAACCTCCTGCAAACGAGATGACCTCTCCCTTATTAACGACCTT from Litoribacterium kuwaitense harbors:
- a CDS encoding S-layer homology domain-containing protein, translating into MQPRIQWGLSALVCLALIVIHMQRVDAAPLTDVNGHWAEDELNDVIEQGWMKGYVDGSFGVNRKVTRAEMATIMSRAFEQLPKQQSALAYTDVPTFHWAFDAIQYSSSVGLMKGATADKFRPNREMTRAELAQMVSRLIPENEGDETIVYSDVPSGFWAVEAINKVSLSGYLTGYSDQTFHPNKSVTRAEVAVVLDRLKQKPSTNRNAGV
- a CDS encoding aminotransferase-like domain-containing protein, translating into MKYGFAQRVRYMQSSAVRDILKVVNKGEVISFAGGLPDEDMFPVEAMRNAFHKALTAGDNKALQYGETEGHRPLRECLANRMKLKGIQRSSDHVLVTSGSQQAIDLFARVMFNPGDIVLTENPTYLAALQVFESYEVRVVPVVSDDDGMDLEDLEDKVKRLKPKCVYVVPTFSNPEGKMWSLERRKSLLNIAKKHQVVIFEDDPYGDIQFEGQGSYTPIAALDDENKYVLYTSTFSKTVAPALRIGWIVGPFQMIRMMAQAKQATDLHTNTLSQVAMVNLMNDFDLDGHIESLCHAYKERMLVMKDLLDSIQLEGLDYVEPRGGMFFWVRMPSHVNTAALLPQAVEKGVAFVPGSPFYVSNANESTLRLNFTHAKPELIEEGMRRLVAVINETRETVFPS